In Gossypium hirsutum isolate 1008001.06 chromosome D06, Gossypium_hirsutum_v2.1, whole genome shotgun sequence, one genomic interval encodes:
- the LOC107901467 gene encoding F-box protein FBW2, whose translation MVECLVSWLHLHRFCIVARKVIQDQMEEEQSQFRHWDELLPDVLGLIFSYLSLKELLEVIPCVCKSWSKAVMGPLCWQYIDLFQWSIRWQPHQLDRMLRMLVARSSGSLRSLHVAGLQNESNFSFITENAGSLQVLRLPRSEISGPIVEETAQRLSTITFLDLSHCPKIGAKAIEAIGKHCKFLVTLCRNMHFLDSAGKVEPEDEANAIAATMPRLKHLELRCHFISTECVLNILSGCPHLEHLDIKGCLEVELDHQFLKDEFPKLKNLLELRLRSVGGPYIGYHEFIDWIYGFSYLRMWVECWLNGEIKLPLSVIECAIPCPSFILQYLLSM comes from the exons ATGGTGGAATGTTTGGTTAGTTGGCTGCATCTCCATAG GTTTTGCATCGTGGCAAGGAAAGTGATACAAG ATCAGATGGAAGAAGAGCAAAGCCAGTTTCGACACTGGGATGAACTACTTCCTGATGTATTGGGGCTGATCTTCAGTTACCTGTCCTTAAAAGAGTTACTGGAAGTCATTCCCTGTGTTTGCAAATCCTGGAGTAAGGCAGTCATGGGTCCCCTTTGTTGGCAATATATAGATCTTTTTCAATGGAGCATTCGCTGGCAGCCCCATCAACTCGATCGGATGCTTCGAATGCTAGTCGCAAGAAGCAGTGGATCTCTCCGCAGCCTACATGTTGCAGGTCTTCAGAatgaatccaatttctcattcatcacagaGAA TGCTGGCTCCCTTCAGGTTTTACGACTACCCCGAAGTGAAATAAGTGGTCCAATAGTAGAAGAAACCGCCCAAAGGCTTTCCACAATCACTTTCTTGGATTTGAGTCACTGTCCCAAAATTGGTGCCAAAGCTATAGAGGCCATTGGAAAGCACTGTAAATTTCTTGTAACTCTTTGCCGCAACATGCACTTTCTGGATTCAGCAGGTAAGGTTGAACCGGAGGATGAGGCGAATGCAATAGCAGCTACAATGCCAAGGCTAAAGCATCTTGAGTTGCGATGTCATTTTATCAGCACGGAATGTGTTCTCAACATCCTTTCTGGTTGTCCTCATCTTGAGCATTTGGATATAAAGGGTTGCCTGGAAGTGGAACTTGATCATCAGTTCCTTAAAGACGAGTTCCCAAAGCTAAAGAATCTGCTGGAGCTGCGCTTGAGAAGCGTAGGTGGACCGTACATCGGTTATCATGAATTCATTGACTGGATATATGGATTCTCTTATTTGAGAATGTGGGTGGAATGTTGGTTGAATGGAGAAATTAAATTACCTCTTTCAGTAATAGAATGTGCCATTCCATGCCCTTCATTTATTCTTCAATATCTTCTTTCAATGTAG
- the LOC107901468 gene encoding F-box protein FBW2 yields MEEEQSEFRHWDQLPPDVLGLIFTNLTLQELLTVIPCVCKSWSEAVTGPYCWQDIDLDEWSCRCQPHQLDRMLRMLVTRSSGSLCNLHVSGLLNDSIFSFITENAGSLRVLRVPHSKINDSIVEQTAPRLSTVTFLDLSYCPKIGAQAIEAIGKHCKLLVTLCRNMYFLDSAGKDEPEDEANAIAATMPRLKHLELGFHNISTECVLNIISSCPQLEHLDINGCLTVNRDLKFFKEKYPKLKIVGPHVEKVFKEYENLDFTIIDQDFYDDDFFESMMEEIAMELAE; encoded by the exons ATGGAAGAAGAGCAAAGCGAGTTTCGACACTGGGATCAACTACCTCCTGATGTATTGGGGTTGATCTTCACCAACCTAACGCTACAAGAGTTACTGACAGTCATTCCCTGTGTCTGCAAATCCTGGAGTGAGGCAGTCACGGGTCCTTATTGTTGGCAAGATATAGATCTTGATGAATGGAGCTGTCGTTGCCAGCCCCACCAGCTCGATCGGATGCTTCGAATGCTAGTCACAAGAAGCAGTGGATCTCTCTGCAACCTACATGTTTCAGGTCTTCTGAATGATTCCATTTTCTCATTCATCACAGAGAA TGCTGGCTCCCTTCGGGTTTTACGAGTGCCGCATAGTAAAATAAATGATTCAATAGTAGAACAAACCGCCCCAAGGCTTTCCACCGTCACTTTCTTGGATTTGAGTTACTGTCCCAAAATTGGTGCCCAAGCTATAGAGGCCATTGGAAAGCACTGTAAACTTCTTGTAACTCTGTGCCGCAACATGTACTTTCTGGATTCAGCAGGCAAGGATGAACCGGAGGATGAGGCGAATGCAATAGCAGCTACAATGCCAAGGCTAAAGCATCTTGAGTTGGGTTTCCATAATATCAGCACTGAATGTGTTCTCAACATCATCTCTAGCTGTCCTCAGCTTGAGCATTTGGATATAAATGGTTGCTTGACTGTGAACCGTGATCTTAAGTTCTTTAAAGAAAAGTACCCAAAGTTAAAGATTGTGGGACCTCATGTAGAGAAGGTGTTTAAAGAGTATGAGAACTTAGACTTTACAATTATTGATCAGGACTTCTACGATGATGATTTCTTCGAATCAATGATGGAAGAAATTGCAATGGAACTTGCTGAATGA
- the LOC107901466 gene encoding serine/threonine-protein phosphatase 2A activator, which produces MEPPPPQSPRDEHPHTHSHSSTSIPTTGTCCKCGGATTHAPPSQSPTSWPDLSSPPAYRPIRAPALNLPPNNTQAIILTPVPQSQEVPTITPPFHFQIPSKKITSPDDIRKFHDSPTSKNFLGFIVALSESIRGRKISDPSHESATVSNIVSIIENLSLWVDQIPPVQQSSRYGNISYRTWHERLTENAESFMLQFLPEDLKPSTIEIVPYFTDSFGNSSRIDYGTGHETNFAAWLYCLARMGIIKEEDYQAVVARVFVKYLDLMRKLQLVYCLEPAGSHGVWGLDDYHFLPFIFGSSQLIDHKYMKPKSIHNEDILDNFSSEYMYLSCIGFIKKVKKGPFAEHSPLLDDISAVPNWKKVNSGMLKMYKAEVLEKVPIMQHFLFGWLIKWE; this is translated from the exons ATGGAACCACCGCCACCGCAATCCCCTCGAGACGAGCACCCTCATACTCACTCTCATTCATCCACCTCCATCCCCACCACTGGTACTTGCTGCAAGTGCGGTGGTGCCACGACCCACGCCCCACCGTCCCAATCCCCAACTTCCTGGCCTGACCTTTCCTCTCCCCCGGCATACCGACCGATTCGAGCCCCCGCTTTAAACCTCCCTCCAAACAACACCCAAGCCATAATCCTAACTCCTGTCCCTCAATCCCAAGAAGTCCCCACCATTACTCCTCCTTTCCATTTCCAAATCCCATCCAAAAAAATCACTTCCCCTGATGATATCCGCAAGTTCCACGACTCCCCTACTTCTAAAAACTTCCTGGGTTTCATCGTCGCCTTGTCGGAATCTATCCGCGGCCGTAAAATCTCCGATCCCAGCCATGAATCTGCCACCGTGTCCAATATCGTCTCTATCATCGAAAACCTGAGTCTCTGGGTCGATCAGATCCCACCCGTTCAACAGTCCTCTCGTTACGGTAACATCTCTTATCGAACCTGGCACGAACGCTTAACCGAAAACGCCGAATCCTTCATGCTACAGTTCCTCCCCGAGGATCTCAAACCGTCCACTATTGAAATCGTCCCTTACTTCACTGACAGCTTTGGGAACTCAAGCCGAATCGATTATGGAACGGGACACGAAACCAATTTCGCAGCCTGGTTATATTGCTTAGCCAGAATGGGAATAATCAAGGAAGAAGATTACCAAGCAGTGGTGGCTAGGGTTTTTGTCAAATATTTAGACTTAATGAGGAAGCTTCAGCTTGTTTATTGCTTGGAACCGGCGGGGTCTCACGGGGTATGGGGCTTAGATGATTATCATTTTTTGCCATTTATATTTGGGAGTTCGCAGTTGATTGATCATAAGTATATGAAGCCGAAATCGATTCACAATGAGGATATTTTGGATAACTTTTCGAGTGAGTATATGTATCTTTCGTGTATTGGGTTTATAAAGAAGGTGAAAAAGGGTCCGTTTGCAGAGCATTCGCCACTGTTGGATGATATCAGTGCAGTGCCTAATTGGAAGAAGGTGAATAGTGGGATGCTTAAAATGTATAAAGCTGAGGTGCTCGAAAAGGTTCCTATTATGCAGCACTTCCTCTTTGGCTGGCTCATTAAGTG GGAATGA